A section of the Flavobacterium sp. CG_23.5 genome encodes:
- a CDS encoding ATP-dependent RecD-like DNA helicase, with amino-acid sequence MNSSLFYSLLQKKFPFRPTYKQDIFFQKIAIFLTEPNNDTIFVLKGYAGTGKTTVISTIVNSLLDINKKYVLLAPTGRAAKVIANYSNKPAFTIHKKIYFPKKSSGGGVSFTLQQNKHKNTIFIVDEASMISDTNSDSKLYENGSLLDDLISYVYSGTNCKMILLGDTAQLPPVNLDISPALDIRTLGMNYNKEVEHIELDEVMRQEENSGILHNATELRELLKDSFISEFKFNVKKFKDIVRLTDGYDIQDAINSAYSNYSIEDTAFIVRSNKRANQYNEQIRTKILDKESELSTGDFLMVVKNNYFWLKDSDEAGFIANGDIIEVLEIFNIKELYGFKFAKVKIRMIDYPSQIPFETVLLLDTIKSESPSLTYEESNRLYQEVLKDYEGETKYNQFQKVKANEYFNGLQVKFSYAITCHKSQGGQWNTVFIEQPYLPDGINRDYIRWLYTAMTRAKNKLYLIGFKDESFEE; translated from the coding sequence ATGAATTCCTCCCTGTTTTATAGCCTTTTACAAAAAAAATTCCCATTTCGACCCACCTACAAACAGGATATTTTTTTTCAAAAAATAGCCATTTTTTTGACAGAACCTAATAATGATACCATTTTTGTATTAAAAGGATACGCAGGAACCGGAAAAACGACTGTGATTTCTACGATTGTCAATAGTTTATTGGACATCAATAAAAAATATGTTTTGCTGGCTCCAACAGGTCGTGCGGCAAAAGTAATTGCCAATTATTCTAACAAACCCGCTTTTACGATTCATAAAAAAATCTATTTTCCAAAGAAATCCTCCGGAGGTGGAGTTTCATTTACTTTACAGCAAAACAAACATAAAAACACGATTTTTATAGTCGATGAAGCTTCGATGATTTCGGACACGAATTCCGATTCTAAATTGTACGAAAACGGTTCTTTATTGGATGATTTGATTTCGTATGTGTATTCAGGAACTAATTGTAAGATGATTTTATTGGGAGATACGGCTCAATTGCCACCAGTAAATTTAGACATCAGTCCCGCATTGGATATTCGTACTTTGGGAATGAATTACAACAAAGAAGTGGAGCATATCGAACTTGATGAAGTCATGCGACAGGAAGAAAATTCTGGGATTTTGCATAATGCGACAGAACTTCGGGAATTACTGAAAGATTCTTTTATTAGTGAATTCAAGTTTAATGTCAAGAAATTTAAAGATATCGTTCGACTAACTGATGGATACGATATTCAGGATGCGATTAATTCTGCTTACAGCAATTATAGTATCGAAGATACCGCGTTTATTGTTCGTTCGAATAAAAGAGCGAATCAATATAATGAACAAATCAGAACAAAAATCTTAGATAAAGAAAGCGAACTTTCCACAGGCGATTTTTTGATGGTGGTGAAGAACAATTATTTTTGGTTAAAAGATTCTGATGAAGCTGGGTTTATTGCCAACGGTGATATTATTGAAGTGTTGGAAATTTTCAATATCAAAGAATTATACGGTTTTAAGTTTGCCAAAGTAAAAATACGAATGATCGATTATCCGAGTCAGATTCCGTTTGAAACGGTTCTATTATTGGACACTATAAAAAGCGAATCACCTTCGCTCACTTACGAAGAATCGAATAGATTATACCAAGAAGTGTTGAAGGATTATGAAGGCGAAACCAAATACAATCAGTTTCAAAAAGTAAAAGCAAACGAATATTTTAATGGACTTCAAGTTAAATTTTCGTATGCAATAACCTGTCATAAGTCACAAGGTGGTCAATGGAATACGGTTTTTATAGAACAGCCCTATTTGCCAGATGGAATAAATCGAGATTATATTCGCTGGTTGTACACTGCAATGACCAGAGCCAAGAATAAATTATATTTGATAGGGTTTAAGGACGAAAGTTTTGAAGAGTAA
- a CDS encoding VOC family protein: protein MKQRIAHIALVVADYDEAIAFYTQKLHFDLIEDSVLDSAKRWVLVAPKGALGFSLLLAKAINVEQLTRVGNQTGGRVFLFLETDNFERDYQNLLDNQIEIIKEPIVEPYGKVAVFSDIYGNLWDLIERTDNQE from the coding sequence ATGAAACAAAGAATAGCGCATATTGCTTTGGTTGTTGCTGATTATGATGAAGCAATTGCTTTTTATACCCAAAAATTGCATTTTGACTTAATCGAAGATAGCGTTTTAGATAGTGCAAAGCGTTGGGTTTTAGTTGCACCAAAAGGCGCGCTGGGGTTCAGTTTGCTTCTTGCAAAAGCGATAAATGTAGAACAGTTAACTAGAGTAGGTAATCAAACTGGTGGTCGCGTTTTTCTATTTTTAGAAACCGATAATTTTGAAAGAGATTACCAAAATTTATTGGATAATCAGATTGAAATTATTAAAGAGCCAATTGTGGAACCGTACGGAAAAGTCGCTGTTTTTTCTGATATTTATGGTAATCTTTGGGATTTAATAGAAAGAACGGATAATCAAGAATAA
- the ygiD gene encoding 4,5-DOPA dioxygenase extradiol codes for MNTLNDLHKISSTFSNTEKMPVLFLGHGSPMNAIEENQFVTGFRNLAKTLPQPNAILCISAHWFTNGTKVTTMEMPRTIHDFGGFPQALFDVQYPAKGSPELALETKELLLPTEVELDEHWGLDHGAWSVIKHLYPEANVPVIQLSIDYTKPAQYHFDLAKKLSALRTKGILIIGSGNIVHNLGLVDYRNFDKDNYGYDWAIEAKATINDYLTDGNFQPLIDFEKQSKALQLAIPTAEHYLPLIYTLGLKGKTEELSLFNDKLLGGSLSMTSVKIM; via the coding sequence ATGAACACCTTAAACGATTTACATAAAATTTCAAGCACTTTTTCGAATACCGAAAAAATGCCTGTTTTATTCCTGGGACACGGAAGTCCGATGAATGCGATTGAGGAAAATCAGTTTGTAACGGGTTTTCGGAACTTAGCCAAAACTTTACCACAACCGAATGCAATTTTGTGTATTTCGGCGCATTGGTTTACTAATGGAACCAAAGTAACCACTATGGAAATGCCCCGAACGATTCATGATTTCGGAGGTTTTCCACAAGCCTTGTTTGATGTTCAATATCCTGCAAAAGGAAGTCCGGAATTAGCCTTAGAAACCAAGGAATTATTGTTGCCAACGGAAGTCGAACTAGACGAACATTGGGGTTTAGATCACGGAGCTTGGAGTGTAATCAAGCATTTATATCCCGAAGCCAATGTTCCTGTAATTCAGTTGAGTATTGATTATACAAAACCGGCGCAATATCATTTTGATTTGGCTAAAAAATTAAGTGCCTTGCGTACCAAAGGAATCCTAATTATTGGCAGCGGGAACATCGTTCATAATTTGGGATTGGTTGATTATCGTAATTTTGACAAAGACAATTACGGTTACGATTGGGCGATTGAAGCCAAAGCAACAATAAATGATTATTTAACAGACGGGAATTTTCAGCCTCTAATTGATTTTGAAAAACAAAGCAAAGCGTTACAACTTGCGATTCCAACGGCAGAACATTATTTACCTTTGATTTATACTTTGGGATTAAAAGGGAAAACCGAAGAACTGAGTTTGTTTAATGATAAATTATTGGGTGGTTCTTTGAGTATGACTTCGGTGAAGATTATGTAG
- the kdsB gene encoding 3-deoxy-manno-octulosonate cytidylyltransferase encodes MKIIAVIPARYASTRFPAKLIQDLGGKTVILRTYEAAINTQLFDDVFVVTDSDLIYDEIVSNGGKAIMSIKEHESGSDRIAEAVANLDVEIVVNVQGDEPFINTEPLLELIEIFRKDLAKEVDLASLMREIKDEEEINNPNNVKVVVDQNGFALYFSRSVIPYPREKNVGVRYFQHIGIYAFRKQALLDFYSLPMKSLEASEKLEQLRYLEFGKRIKMVETTHVGIGIDTLEDLQKARLML; translated from the coding sequence ATGAAAATAATAGCAGTCATACCCGCACGATACGCTTCTACACGATTTCCAGCAAAACTGATACAGGATTTAGGAGGTAAAACCGTGATTTTAAGAACGTACGAAGCCGCCATAAACACGCAATTGTTCGATGATGTTTTTGTGGTGACTGATTCGGATTTGATTTATGATGAAATTGTTTCTAATGGCGGAAAAGCCATTATGAGTATCAAAGAACACGAATCAGGAAGCGACCGCATTGCTGAAGCCGTTGCAAATCTTGACGTTGAAATTGTGGTAAATGTGCAGGGAGATGAACCTTTTATTAATACCGAACCGTTGCTGGAATTGATTGAGATTTTCAGAAAAGATTTGGCAAAAGAGGTAGATTTAGCTTCCTTGATGCGTGAAATCAAAGACGAAGAAGAAATCAATAATCCTAACAATGTAAAAGTAGTGGTGGATCAAAACGGATTTGCATTGTACTTTTCTCGTTCAGTAATTCCGTATCCGAGAGAGAAAAATGTGGGTGTTCGATATTTTCAACATATTGGCATTTATGCTTTTAGAAAACAGGCGTTATTAGATTTTTACAGTTTACCTATGAAATCATTGGAGGCATCCGAAAAACTGGAGCAATTGCGTTATTTGGAATTTGGAAAACGCATCAAAATGGTCGAAACTACTCATGTGGGAATTGGAATTGACACACTAGAAGATTTGCAAAAAGCAAGATTGATGTTGTAA
- a CDS encoding potassium channel family protein, with translation MKKIIKKLFLGNISKVPKPEFNPIQKRIQNIKAIWNNDHQDDNGIEKMVRLFLSSSQLLFPGIYIKYFAFKKGIEYEDLAVDFYVLLKVVFPLIILVNGVENNHFLIALLVYVLLETILYIPTLIFASDLFSKPRSYKRSMLLLFFNYMEIVFAYAVLYSCDSYLNKPFINWFDAVYFSIITSSSIGYGDFYPVTTEGKFLVSTQALLFLFFVVLFLNFFSTKIKSKGYFEQENEN, from the coding sequence ATGAAAAAAATTATAAAAAAACTTTTCTTAGGAAATATTTCTAAGGTTCCAAAACCCGAGTTTAATCCTATTCAGAAGCGAATACAAAATATTAAAGCGATTTGGAATAACGACCATCAAGATGATAATGGTATAGAAAAAATGGTGCGTTTGTTTCTTTCCTCCTCTCAATTACTTTTTCCTGGAATATATATCAAATATTTTGCTTTTAAGAAGGGAATCGAATACGAGGATTTAGCGGTGGATTTTTATGTTTTGTTAAAAGTTGTATTTCCTTTAATTATCCTGGTAAACGGTGTAGAAAACAACCACTTCCTTATTGCCCTACTAGTTTATGTACTGCTAGAAACAATATTGTATATTCCCACCTTAATTTTTGCTTCTGATTTGTTTTCTAAACCACGTTCCTATAAAAGATCGATGTTATTACTTTTCTTTAATTATATGGAAATTGTTTTTGCTTATGCCGTACTTTATTCTTGCGACAGTTATTTGAATAAACCTTTCATTAATTGGTTTGACGCCGTCTATTTTAGTATAATAACTTCTTCCTCTATTGGATATGGCGATTTTTATCCGGTAACTACCGAAGGTAAATTCCTAGTCAGCACTCAAGCCTTGTTATTTTTATTTTTTGTCGTCTTATTTTTAAATTTTTTCTCTACCAAAATAAAATCAAAAGGGTATTTTGAGCAGGAAAACGAAAACTAA
- a CDS encoding spermidine synthase has product MIKKLFSYLIPIKIYQAKSAVSKSIEVTWANGELVLDSENANYSYGSLQRILRIGLKKIGFEKIVAMDSILILGVAGGSVIKTLVDEIKFEGQITGVEIDPEIIKVANKYFKLEEIKNLEIVIEDAFEFVLKTKEKYDLIIIDIFQDTTMPNFLFETFFINRICFHLKNKGFVLFNTMILNENQNQRNKKYVSEFYAHQFKIKTIPRIEIHNELIVIEKLV; this is encoded by the coding sequence ATGATTAAAAAACTTTTCAGTTACCTTATTCCTATAAAAATATATCAGGCAAAATCAGCGGTAAGTAAATCTATTGAAGTTACTTGGGCAAATGGTGAGTTGGTCTTAGATTCGGAAAATGCTAATTATTCCTATGGGAGTTTGCAACGTATTTTACGCATTGGTTTAAAAAAAATCGGTTTTGAAAAGATTGTAGCCATGGATTCAATTTTAATTCTTGGCGTTGCCGGCGGAAGCGTTATAAAAACATTGGTAGATGAAATTAAATTTGAAGGGCAAATCACTGGAGTCGAAATTGACCCTGAAATAATCAAAGTAGCAAATAAATATTTTAAGCTTGAGGAAATTAAGAACCTAGAAATTGTTATTGAAGATGCTTTTGAATTTGTTTTAAAAACCAAAGAAAAATACGATTTGATAATTATAGATATTTTTCAGGATACTACTATGCCAAACTTTTTATTTGAAACGTTTTTCATCAATCGTATCTGTTTTCATTTAAAAAATAAAGGGTTCGTCCTTTTCAACACTATGATTTTGAATGAAAATCAAAATCAAAGAAATAAAAAATATGTGTCTGAATTTTATGCGCATCAATTCAAAATTAAAACTATTCCTAGAATTGAAATTCATAATGAATTGATAGTAATTGAAAAACTGGTGTGA
- a CDS encoding 1-acyl-sn-glycerol-3-phosphate acyltransferase: protein MKKQLYEWIFFRLMGWKIEGSIDPAIKKCVMMVMPHTSAHDFYLGIFTRGITGLEMNWVGKKELFRFPLGFYFRYMGGEPLDRAGGLNKVDSIAEIFNRRSTFRLAVAPEGTRKKVTELKTGFYYIALKANVPIIPVAFDFGKKEVNFGQPLIPSGNIEADLIILKNHFIGVLGKDAEKGYML, encoded by the coding sequence ATGAAGAAACAATTGTACGAATGGATATTTTTCAGACTTATGGGTTGGAAAATTGAAGGCTCAATAGATCCAGCTATCAAGAAATGTGTAATGATGGTAATGCCTCACACGAGTGCGCACGATTTTTATTTGGGTATTTTTACCAGAGGAATTACAGGTTTAGAGATGAATTGGGTGGGTAAAAAAGAATTATTCCGCTTTCCTTTAGGTTTTTATTTCAGGTACATGGGAGGCGAACCCTTAGATAGAGCGGGAGGGTTAAATAAAGTAGATTCGATCGCAGAAATTTTTAACCGAAGAAGTACATTTCGACTTGCAGTAGCGCCAGAGGGAACTCGTAAAAAAGTAACTGAACTTAAAACTGGATTTTATTATATTGCTTTGAAAGCAAATGTTCCAATAATTCCCGTAGCTTTTGATTTTGGTAAAAAAGAAGTCAATTTTGGTCAACCATTAATTCCCAGCGGAAATATAGAAGCTGATTTAATTATTTTGAAAAATCATTTTATCGGAGTACTTGGTAAAGACGCTGAAAAAGGGTACATGCTGTAA
- a CDS encoding helix-turn-helix domain-containing protein codes for MVNIEDFIKRLEIILDYYSLNASSFADKIGVQRSSLSHLLSGRNKPSLDFILKILEVFPEVDLYWILNGKGTFPKNTIAVEKRENQVEDVSKQNSSTTSKEESIPENLFSEIQHPINLNSSETKKVENQNSIINSTSSEVEKIVFFYKNGTFKVFNPN; via the coding sequence ATGGTAAACATAGAGGATTTCATAAAAAGATTAGAAATTATACTAGATTATTACAGTCTGAACGCATCGTCATTTGCCGATAAAATTGGCGTACAGCGTTCTAGTTTGTCTCACCTCCTTTCGGGAAGAAACAAACCAAGCTTAGATTTTATTCTTAAAATTTTAGAGGTTTTTCCAGAAGTGGATTTGTATTGGATTTTAAATGGTAAAGGAACATTTCCAAAAAATACTATTGCTGTTGAAAAAAGAGAAAACCAAGTGGAGGACGTTTCAAAGCAAAATAGCTCCACTACTTCAAAAGAAGAATCAATTCCGGAAAATTTATTTTCGGAAATACAGCATCCAATAAATTTAAATTCATCGGAAACAAAAAAAGTAGAAAATCAAAATTCTATAATAAATTCCACTTCAAGCGAAGTGGAAAAAATTGTATTCTTTTATAAAAATGGAACTTTTAAAGTTTTTAATCCAAATTAA
- a CDS encoding M14 metallopeptidase family protein, whose translation MNLEELFIEYKEESIQGRYLSLDSIEPLLHKLNTNNELKIIGESVLKKPIYTYQIGVGKTRIFLWSQMHGNESTTTKALFDFVSVLKSDSELAKKMLNAFTFCCIPMLNPDGAKLYTRENANKVDLNRDSQILSQPESKLLRAVFEEFQPHYCFNLHDQRTIFGVSDIGMPATLSFLAPSYNEEREINDSRLKAINLIAAINEVLQEYLPNQIGRFDDSFNINCIGDTFQYLGVPTLLFEAGHFPNDYQREETRKYVFMALISGFMTLCENVIVVNGINKYLNIPQNKVVFYDFIYKNIKINYDGNEIITNFAAQYKEELIENQISFNAYITQIGNLENYFGHFEYDANGALYRDDLDDIPKLNQKADFYLDNNIKFVNGMIKR comes from the coding sequence ATGAATTTAGAAGAGTTATTTATAGAATATAAAGAAGAATCTATTCAAGGTCGTTACCTTTCTTTAGATTCAATTGAACCTTTATTACACAAATTAAACACCAATAACGAACTCAAAATTATTGGTGAATCGGTACTCAAGAAGCCGATTTATACGTATCAAATTGGCGTTGGGAAAACCAGAATTTTTCTTTGGTCACAAATGCATGGAAATGAAAGTACGACAACTAAAGCGCTTTTTGATTTTGTAAGCGTATTGAAAAGTGATTCAGAACTGGCAAAGAAAATGCTGAACGCATTTACTTTTTGCTGTATTCCAATGTTAAATCCTGATGGAGCGAAGTTATATACTCGGGAAAATGCTAATAAAGTAGATTTGAATAGAGATTCTCAAATCCTGTCTCAGCCTGAAAGTAAGTTATTGAGAGCGGTTTTTGAAGAATTCCAACCTCATTACTGCTTTAATCTTCATGATCAGCGAACTATCTTTGGCGTAAGCGATATTGGGATGCCGGCTACATTATCTTTTTTGGCCCCTTCTTATAATGAAGAACGGGAAATAAATGACTCCAGATTGAAGGCGATTAACTTAATTGCTGCGATAAATGAAGTTCTTCAGGAATATTTACCAAATCAGATTGGGCGTTTTGATGATTCGTTTAACATTAATTGCATTGGAGATACCTTTCAATATTTAGGAGTGCCCACTTTATTATTTGAAGCAGGGCATTTTCCAAATGATTATCAGAGAGAAGAAACACGAAAATATGTTTTCATGGCGTTAATTTCCGGATTTATGACACTTTGCGAAAACGTTATAGTTGTTAATGGAATTAACAAATATTTGAATATTCCTCAAAATAAAGTGGTTTTTTATGATTTTATATACAAAAACATCAAGATAAATTATGATGGTAATGAAATAATCACCAATTTTGCAGCACAATACAAAGAGGAATTAATTGAAAATCAGATTAGTTTTAATGCCTACATAACACAAATAGGCAATTTGGAAAATTATTTTGGTCATTTTGAATATGATGCTAACGGAGCGCTATATAGAGATGATCTTGATGACATTCCGAAATTAAATCAAAAAGCTGATTTTTATTTAGATAATAACATAAAATTTGTTAACGGAATGATAAAAAGATAA
- a CDS encoding Lrp/AsnC family transcriptional regulator, with protein MSKFRLDEVDHQILDMLIDNTRVPFTDIAKKLLISAGTVHVRVKKMEDAGIIMGSSLVLDYDKLGYSFIAYVGVFLNNTSQTKFVLERINEIPYVTVASVTTGKFNIFCKIRAKDTKHAKDVIFMIDDIDGVYRTETMISLEESINDKKRLMHTIFKNM; from the coding sequence ATGAGTAAGTTTCGTTTAGATGAAGTAGATCACCAGATATTAGATATGTTGATAGATAATACAAGAGTTCCATTTACAGATATTGCAAAAAAATTGTTGATTTCTGCGGGAACTGTTCATGTCAGAGTTAAAAAAATGGAAGATGCAGGAATTATTATGGGATCTTCTTTAGTTCTTGATTATGATAAATTAGGGTATTCATTTATCGCCTACGTTGGTGTTTTTCTTAATAATACATCTCAAACGAAGTTTGTTTTAGAAAGAATTAATGAAATTCCTTATGTGACTGTAGCCTCTGTAACAACAGGTAAATTCAACATTTTCTGTAAAATTAGAGCTAAAGATACTAAGCATGCTAAAGATGTAATCTTTATGATTGATGATATTGACGGTGTTTACAGAACGGAGACTATGATTTCGCTTGAAGAAAGTATCAATGATAAGAAGCGGTTAATGCATACTATTTTTAAAAATATGTAA
- a CDS encoding phosphoenolpyruvate carboxylase: protein MYTLPKIERFNQDVLSKYHIYNSVFITLPFDSIGNTGVLLPLFTDICDVGFKKQETPKEILDFFAEKYLNSASEEEKIDLMFRFIQYIERQIVLFDAIEDAAFPVVNNMEGRGSLRDIKEKLDDKDKEDELIHFLENFNVRTVLTAHPTQFYPGAVLGIINDLTDAIRQNNLFDIKQLLAQLGKTPFIKNEKPNPFDEAVSLIWYLENVFYQTSGEMVQYLQKNIFEGKSINNPLIKLGFWPGGDRDGNPFVTTEITLKVAERLRTSILKCYYIEIRNLKRKLTFSGVDILVSELEYKLYRSVFYSRGEIYLTLNEFKAQLNKIKQIIIDQHQSLYLDEVDALLIKVNLFGFHFASLDIRQNSKIHDSVFEDVVKYFLQSNSSVFPENYFDLKEEEKFVVLSNTTANLDPTVFENEITKSTIESIQAIKTIQEQNGEYGANRYIISNNESALNVMETLALFRLSNWENPSVDIIPLFESVDDLQNAHAIMEKLYTNPAYSEHLANRSMKQTIMLGFSDGTKDGGYLMANWSIYKAKEELTEISRKYGVKAIFFDGRGGPPARGGGKTHKFYASLGPNIENNEIQITVQGQTISSNFGTLDSCRYNLENLLSAGVTNQVFNKGQNELTINEKDILDKLAGLGYEKYLSFKNHPKFIPYLEQMSTLKYYAKTNIGSRPSKRSKSESLDFADLRAIPFVGSWSQLKQNVPGFFGVGTALKYFEETNQWDKVQDLYDNSLFFKTLLENSMMSLAKSFFPLTAYMKKDPEFGEFWQIIYDEFLESKRLLLKIAGHKELMENYPDGKASIAIRERIVLPLLTIQQYALLKINELNKDKNPDENLIKVYEKIVTRSLFGNTNASRNSA, encoded by the coding sequence ATGTATACACTACCAAAAATTGAACGTTTCAACCAAGACGTTCTATCAAAATATCACATTTATAACAGTGTTTTTATAACGTTGCCTTTTGATTCTATAGGTAATACAGGTGTTTTACTTCCCTTATTTACAGACATTTGTGACGTCGGTTTTAAAAAACAAGAAACACCAAAAGAAATACTTGATTTTTTTGCGGAAAAATATTTGAATAGCGCTTCTGAAGAAGAAAAAATTGATTTAATGTTTCGTTTTATTCAATATATCGAGCGTCAAATTGTTTTATTTGATGCCATTGAAGATGCCGCTTTTCCTGTCGTAAACAATATGGAAGGAAGGGGGTCTTTGAGAGATATTAAAGAAAAATTAGATGATAAAGACAAAGAGGATGAGTTGATTCATTTTTTAGAAAACTTCAATGTAAGAACGGTTTTAACTGCGCATCCAACTCAGTTTTATCCTGGAGCAGTTTTGGGTATTATCAATGATTTAACGGATGCTATTCGACAAAATAACTTGTTTGATATTAAGCAATTATTAGCTCAGTTAGGCAAAACTCCTTTTATTAAGAACGAAAAACCGAATCCTTTTGATGAAGCGGTCAGCTTGATTTGGTATCTTGAAAATGTATTTTATCAAACTTCTGGAGAAATGGTGCAATACCTTCAAAAGAATATTTTTGAAGGAAAATCAATTAATAACCCATTAATTAAACTTGGATTTTGGCCAGGTGGTGATCGTGATGGTAATCCATTTGTAACTACCGAGATTACTTTGAAAGTCGCGGAGCGTTTGAGAACTTCAATATTAAAATGCTATTATATTGAAATTAGAAATTTAAAAAGAAAACTAACTTTCTCAGGTGTAGATATTTTGGTTTCCGAACTTGAATATAAACTTTATAGGTCTGTTTTTTATTCCCGAGGTGAAATTTATCTTACTTTGAATGAATTTAAAGCACAATTAAATAAAATAAAACAGATTATAATAGATCAACATCAATCATTATACTTAGATGAAGTTGATGCGCTTCTTATTAAAGTGAATTTGTTTGGTTTTCATTTTGCTTCTTTAGACATTCGCCAAAACAGTAAAATTCACGATAGTGTTTTTGAAGATGTTGTAAAATATTTTTTACAATCCAATTCGTCTGTTTTTCCTGAAAATTATTTTGATTTAAAGGAAGAAGAAAAGTTTGTTGTGTTGTCTAATACAACAGCTAATCTTGATCCTACTGTATTTGAAAATGAAATTACTAAATCTACTATCGAATCTATTCAAGCGATAAAAACGATACAGGAGCAAAATGGTGAATACGGTGCTAATCGCTATATAATTAGTAATAATGAAAGCGCACTTAATGTAATGGAAACTTTGGCGCTTTTCCGATTGAGTAATTGGGAAAATCCATCGGTTGATATTATTCCGCTTTTTGAATCAGTTGATGATTTGCAAAATGCACATGCCATAATGGAGAAATTGTATACTAATCCTGCTTACTCGGAGCATTTGGCAAATAGATCGATGAAGCAAACAATCATGCTTGGTTTTTCTGATGGTACAAAAGATGGTGGGTATTTAATGGCTAATTGGAGTATTTACAAAGCCAAAGAAGAGCTGACTGAAATTTCGAGAAAATATGGTGTAAAAGCTATATTCTTCGATGGACGTGGCGGCCCTCCAGCTCGTGGAGGCGGAAAAACGCATAAATTTTATGCTTCACTAGGTCCTAATATAGAAAATAACGAGATTCAAATTACCGTTCAAGGACAAACGATAAGTTCAAATTTTGGAACTTTGGATTCGTGTAGATATAACCTCGAGAATTTATTAAGCGCCGGTGTTACGAATCAGGTTTTTAATAAAGGTCAAAATGAATTGACAATTAATGAAAAAGATATTTTAGATAAATTAGCTGGTTTAGGCTATGAGAAATATTTAAGTTTCAAGAATCACCCTAAATTTATTCCATATTTGGAACAAATGAGTACTTTAAAATATTATGCTAAAACAAATATAGGAAGCCGACCTTCAAAACGAAGTAAATCTGAAAGTTTAGATTTTGCTGATTTGCGTGCAATTCCTTTTGTAGGATCTTGGAGTCAGCTAAAACAGAACGTGCCTGGTTTTTTTGGAGTGGGAACTGCGTTGAAGTATTTTGAAGAAACCAATCAATGGGATAAAGTACAAGATTTATATGACAACTCGTTATTTTTTAAAACGCTGCTTGAAAACAGTATGATGTCATTGGCTAAATCATTTTTCCCATTGACTGCTTACATGAAAAAAGATCCTGAATTTGGGGAGTTTTGGCAGATTATCTATGATGAATTTTTAGAAAGCAAAAGGTTATTATTGAAAATAGCGGGTCATAAAGAGCTCATGGAAAATTATCCTGATGGTAAAGCTTCAATAGCGATAAGAGAGCGTATTGTATTGCCATTGTTGACAATACAACAATATGCTTTATTGAAAATTAATGAACTTAATAAGGACAAAAACCCTGATGAGAATTTAATAAAAGTGTATGAGAAAATTGTTACACGTTCACTTTTTGGAAATACTAATGCAAGTCGAAATTCAGCCTAA